The DNA sequence AGAGAAAAGTGTATCGATGGATTAATGAGACTGACCAACGGGAGGTTGACACCGCCGCAGTGAATCCAAGCTATGCAAGACGAGGCGAATGGAAGACCATGGTTGCCGACGTCCTGGAGGATGTGGCACAGCGGTGAGGTGAGACAGAGTTAAAGCACAAGCGGAAAAAGAAAGTTTTAAGTGGTTGTGTTGATGGAAAGGTTGACGTGCATGAcacaggtgaaggtggaggggagaagagatagGGCAAGACGAAGGCTGAAGTGGAGAGATGGAATCGAAACAGACATAAGACATCAGTGCCTGCAGAAGGAAGATGCACGaaaatctttcaagaggaaggtcgCAGGACACTTCTCCAACTCTGGTTAATCCTTAAAGCTCCTTGTTCTTTTGGGAATGACGCCTGAATGGGTCtatttctatataaatcttgttgctcttggccagtaaccctcttacataaaaataaataaataaaaatagataaataaaataaataaataaataaataaataaataaaacaaataaaaataaaatgtcagaAGTTATTTGCGACAACATACAAGAGCGATCTATCCCACCAGAAATCAACAAGGCCAACAagaggataatgatgacgaaGACACAGGTGAAGTGCGCGTCTCacctgaggaggaagaaagggccATCCTGCATGAGTACCGTGGTGAGGATGGCCAGGATGTCCATGTCGAGGTACATGATGAGGTTGTAGGAGCAGGTGGTCTTGGTGCCCCGCCTCATGCGCGACCCCGTGGCGAGGTCTGAGCCCAACATGGTGATCTCCTGTGGCGGTGGGTAGTTGATGGAGGGCCGCAGCTTTGGGGAGTGTGTGGCGCTCAGCACGAGGGTGAACTGCAGCAGCGACCACGACCAGATGGCTaggtggaggtggggggggagggggtgatgtaACAGTATTCGTGATAAAAGTACtgctaaaagaaataaatacaaaaagtaaatTACGTAAATGAaatgatatagaaataaaataaaacaagagccTTTATGATATAATtactggaaaaaagaaataaaaaataaaataagatagaaataaaatgaaatagaacggaataaacaaaataatataaacagataaataaatgaatagattaataaaaaaaatagataaaataatgttTAACTATCATATTGTCACTGACTTCGCTTCTCTGGGTAGGATGAAAAAGCTATTTACATGATACTAAATCCCAAATTTtgcttgattattattattgcgtcTAATCCTGACGCAAGCCTGAAATGCTGTGATGTGAAGCCAGTCAATGTTGTCAGTCAGGATGCAGTGGCTTTCCTGCAGGAGGGACCCTGCACCAACAAACGAATGGGGAAAGCCAGACACGTCACACAGCCTGCCCGGAGAACCTGCGTGAGCTTACCTAGAGTGGCGTAGATCAGCTCCACGTTTCTGGTGACGGCGTCCTCCTGGAAGCACTCGAACAGCTCGATGACGTCAGCAGCCATGGCGAGGTAAGCCAGCAAGAGGCGAGATAACTGTTCTCGCGTCAGCTTGCCTGCAGggaactcttgcattagggagtggacaaaatagtgatgaaagattgaggatactggttgactcttacaTTAGGGAGGTAGACTAAGGAACATTACAAAAGCTTAAATAGAAGGAGAAAATTATGCACTATGAATCTTACGAGCAAGGACAAAATTTTGGACAATGAACCTTACAAACAAGAGAATAATGTCTGACTGGCGTAAGACTCTCCTAGTTACTGTTCATTAAGCACCTTAATATCTTGACTGCTAATGACATGCCTTCATTTGAGTGAATCTaaacatctttatttatttgaacAAAACCTTATTCATTCGAGGAAATTACGTAAACATAAATAAGACTACATGTGCTACCAAAGCCCTTGTATACATTCAATTACTTCCTTTGCTGTGATGTTTATCTTTCAAAATCATAGTCTAAATATGCACACGACCATGCACACGACCATcttattaaccctttcagtgctatGTGACGTGTTTCCTTAACCACAAACCACCCAGGCATTTCTTACGGTTCTGCAGCCGCCTCTGGTCATCACACTGGCTAAACACTTCATAATCTATTCTTTtcgttccctttcctttcttacatgTGCTCTGAAAGATTTGATACAGCTCCTCTAGTGTTGTGCATTGTTacttatcgcagtgaaaggattaagctGCGGAGTACATAGTCaaagcagtcaaagggttaaggctGTGTAGTATTGTTTATGTATGGAATGACTCGtatattattctatttactGTGCAGACACCTCACCTTTGGGCAGCAGCCAGCGACCCATCAAGAGGATCACCAGCAACACCTGCTCCagcaccttcacctcctgctgGATGTACGAGACGGGCTGAGAGCCTATGCACGGCTTCTGTAACATGTCAcgcactgtcaccaccaccaccaccaccaccaccacaaccaccagctcCTTGTCTTGTGTTAATTTCAGTGGGATTTagctcactccctcctccatccccccatccccccccccaaaaaaaaaaaaaatagttcaatAAGTAAATATGTTTAATTCCTGGCTACTCACATCTGCCTCTGAGAATGAAGTCTTCATTTCAAGGGTTGAGTTGACTCTGAGATCGTTTAGTCCAAGTTCCAGGAGCCAGATGGGCGGAACCACAGATACCAAGTAGAGGAACACTGATGGACAGAACCTGGGGGGGGTGCATGGGGAGACCAAGACAAGAAGGTTTAAAAAGTGACACTTATTGCAGCCTCATGTCACCACTCATTAGGCTAGACCACTGGTTCTCAAACTTTGTACACCTTGGACTTTGCCAGTGCACCAAACCTGTAGTAAATGTAATGTAAACTTCCTAAAAAGGTATAAATTAAAAATACAGACCCGTCCAGGTAAATTTGGTGGCGCACTTTGGTGATAATCGCGGCGCACAGTTTGCGGATCACTGGTCTAAAGTAACGGAAGCTTATTACACTCATTATTTACCTGTGTGGTTCTTTACAATTAATCTCACCAGACGTATCATGTAGTTTAGCTTCAGTTTGTCCCCTAAACACTTCTAGGTTAAAAGTGTCttcctgtgctctctctctctctctctctctctctctctctctctgtcttgaaGCGTTTTCATTTGCATaattgatattcttttttcggCAGCTCACGTAcataatggaagagagagagagagagagagagagagagagagagagagagagagagagagagaggccccgTGTATGTGCAGTGTAAGTGcgcaaatcacacacacacacacacacacacacacacacacactctctctcatggccttgaaggaggaggaaaagtcatATGAGAGCAGACGAGAGACAACCTGAAGCACCGTACCATTTCATCTCCTCCCCGTTCCTGGCACAGATGGATACAATGCCCTCGAAGCCCTGCAGCATGAGGGGCGCCACCAGGTACCAGTAGGCTGCCTGTCCCTTCTTCAGGTCCACTAGCTTCCACACGGCGATGAAGGCGTGGGTGGCGAAGAGGACTCGGGTCACCACCGCCTTCAGGATGGTCACGAAAGTTTTCATTGTGTCATGGGAGTCTGTGGGAGTCTAATCTTTATCCGGAAATATTCTTTGATGTAAACGATTAGCAGgtgattttcttccttgtcaGTCTTATACCACTGACTTTTTAAACCTTAGTATTACTGCTTTTCACTCCTTGTAGATGCAGGAGGTGGTCAGTTCTTGCGTCAAGTGTCAGTGAATCTTCTTCCCCTATAATGATGTAAACAATGAACAGATGATTTTCTATCCATTCAGCcttatataattgtttttttttttctatcttcaatTTAGTATAACTGCTTTCCACTCCTTATAGATAGATGCAAGAGGTGGTCAGTTCTCCTTGCGTCGTGTCAGTGAATTTTCTTCCCGAAATAAACTAATGATGCAAACAATTATCAGCTTTCTTATTAAGTCTTACATCACTGACTTTTAAATCTTAATACTAATGCTTTCCACTTTTTTCTGAATATAAGAGGTGGTCAGTTTTCCTTTAGTTCCACCATCTATTGTTTCCTAAACTAGTCCTCACTCGTGCCCCGCCACACGTGAAACCGGCCACccactggttctctctctctctctctctctttctctgcagaCAAACGGGGAAAGGAATACCGAGGCaaggcaggggaaggggaaggttgTGAAGGGtagcgggaggggagggataaCTGCGGTAAGACACGATGGCGCAGAAGCGAGTGGCACTACCCAAACATGCACGCCAGCTGTTTACACAACCCACCCCAGttaccttttccctctctctgcaTGGAGTGATGGTTTCCTTTCCCTGTTTGAGTGATAGGAATAAGTTGCAAATTTTTCACCGTCATCAGTCacatttcaaaaacacaaaataccaGTTTCCTTTTGGCCTCTTTATGTAGTAAGCCTTGGGACAAAACAAGCACTTAACATCAAATTTGACATTACGTTACTTATATTCtgaacataaaagaataataaaatttcTCAACCTCATCTTAAACTTCTGCAAAGCCAACTTCATAGTCCAAAATGGAAACGGTGCTCAGCGGGGCGATGTAGAGAAGTTGTCAAGTAGTACCCAAACACCTCATTCATTCAGAACACACATTGGGTCTACTCAAGTCCTACATGTACatacaaatcaataaaaaaaacacaaactatGTAAAATATCATATAATTTATAAATATGAACGCACTGTCAATAGATAAAAGGGTCAGAATATCAAGtaaaccgttttttttttcccctttcactcACAATCGGCAAGGAACAATCATCCTTACAAGCTTCTGGATAAGAGCTACAATTTACTACATGACAAGTTTCTTCTTCAGGATTGCTTAATAATATGGACCAATGTACACACGAGATagcaatgaaaggaaaagttaaacccaacacaacacagtgtttacttgacttcaCCTGAGCACACAGCAGTTCACTAAATCAAGAACACGGAATCTTGGCTCACCTGACACACTTGCGCAAAGGTGTTGAGGttagggaggagggagacactGCCAGAGATCCAATGTTTATAAACTTGGCCGCACATGCCTTCCTTGCCCCGGGGTGGGAAAGGAAGCAGgtagggaggcaggcaggtgggGATAGAGGGTAAGACACCACAGAGCTTATTATGTCCTTAgctcctgactgactgacaggtgCGAGTCATGTTTCAAAGCCTCTGAAGCACTAAGGCGGACTTCACACCCGGGATTCACGACTCGAGACGAAAACTAAAACAGAAGAATGAAACTCGATATAAAAATGTATTCGTGGATAAGACGTATACTGTTAATCAATGTACAtcgaaatatttattaaaaactcattattttactttacatAATACATGACATATTGTACAGTGTAGGATTACTGCAGAATACAGTCGTAAGTAAAAACCACGTGAAAGAAACACCAAAAGTCTTCGTAATTGATACATGGGTTTAGTTAGGTCTCTTAAGAACACTGAATATAATATGATAATCATGAAAGTTACATTCTTAATTCACCTCATatagaaagaacaaaaacgCACACAATATGCGTATATATCGAAACTCTGTTAAGTTTACATAAATATGTACAATTATATCACAATCTGTCGATAAAGGCAGATTCAGTAGCGTATGCCTGGAAGTTCATGGGTACAGCAGTGCTGCCAAAACTTCAATCAGCGCGCCAAACATTGTTCTCTTCAGACTTCAACTTTCTTCCGCTGTCGCCAACTCTTCTTGCGGAACCTTCTGCGGCTCTTGCGTCGCTTGCGGGAACTTTCGTGTTTGAAGACAATGTTGGTAGCATCTGAGGCCAGCAGTGGATAGCGGGAAGGAGAGTGTAGGTGGGTGGCCACGTAGCCTGACACACGGCCCTCCCGCTCTAGCTCGGCAGCCTCCGCCGCCGACCACGCATGTGAGCCCACGCGGCCCATCCTCACCAAGATGGCCTCCCGCTCCCATGccctctcctccgcctcctgctTCAGCTCAGCCAGCACGCGGCTGCGGGCACGCTGCATGCGCTCTCCGTACATGATAACCAggtgggaggtgggggtggaCATGCGGATCTCATGACCGTGCTCTGTCTCCGTACTGGTCACCTCGAACACGCCTGAGAGACGCCTCAAGTGGTTCATGTCCTCCGCGGCGCGGTTGCGGCTGCTCTTGATGAAGTAGAATGTGTCAAGGCCATTGTGTGTGGAACTTACGTCTAGAATTATCGAGTTATTCAGAACTGTCCGGATAACGTCACCAACTACGCCTGTGAAATCACCCTCTCCTACTTTGGTAACAAGAACACGGCCGTCTATGTTGGAGACAAGCACGCCAGGCCCAAAGATGGACACCTGGCGGGAGATGGGTGCACTGATCCATGTCCCCATCCTGCTCTTCATATTGGAGTGGGAGAAGAAGCTGAGGTCATGCAGGTGCTTCACGCAGGCTTCATACTGACACCACAGGCCGCTCACCACCTCGGAGGTGCCCAGGTCGTCCACGTCCACCACAGGGCGGGGCTTCACCAGGGTGCTCTTGAGGTACTCTGAGCCCAGAATGCGGTTCACTCGGATCCCGTACAAATCCAGCCACTCAGACACATCTAccggagagaaaacaaacacatcaGTGATAATTTTACCAGCAAGTCCTAAATGATAAAACAAGGCACCACATGCACCCATACATCAATTAACCCACACTTATATACACAATCATCCATACACTCACCATAAAGCTTTCCCtaagactaaataaaaaaaaaaatctgaactccTAATATTGTATCATCCAGGAGAATTCAGATTTCCTCTAATACCATTTTATTAAGGAttagtgatgaggaggaggatggtgatggATAAGAAGCTGAGCAAGAGGACCATGAAACAAACCTGTGTGAGCGAGTGAAGCACCACTGACCTGTGTAGTAATGGCTGTCACGACCTGGCGGGGACACCAATGGGTTGTTGTTCATGAACCGGTACACGAAGACATCTGTCACCAGCCTCTTGGGATTTGTCAGATGTCCCCAGCGAGGCGTCATCCACTGTATGATCCTGGGATTGTATGCATGACCTCTGAAGAGAATGAGACCCGTGTGTGGCTCCCTAAACCTTCCCCATGGACCCACACCAATCTCCATGCTGGTGCCGGAGAAGTCCTTCAAGAGGCCGAAAGGTGTCCACACGAGGCTTCTGATCTGAGAGCCAAAGTGATCAAAGACGGCGAAAGGCGTTCCATTCTGGTCTGGAGCGACGTAGAACCTTCCTTCTGGCTGATCCATGGCAATGAGGTGGTTCATGTCATCGTAGAGGAGGTGAATGGTGGCACCCGTGTGGGGGTTGTGCAGGTGGGTGATGAGGTCTGGCAGGTCGGGTCTTCCGTATATAATCTGCGTGGCATTGTTCTGGTGGTCCCGGTAGACAGAAATGCGGTCCAGGTGATCGTATCCTAGAGTAAAGGACCACTTCTGCTCCCTGTCCCAGGCTGACACTAGCAAACCCTTGGTGTTATACTCAAAGTTCTGGTTGTCAATGCTGATCACAAAGCCTCGGTCGTCATACACCACGCGGTTCTCCCCGACTCTGATCACTCTGTCACACTCATCATAGGTTAGTGACTCAGTCTTATCATTCTGCTCGATGTTGCCGTTCTCGTCATAAGAGTACGTCCAATTCAGCGTGCCGTACACCTTGAGGATCTCGCCGTCGGGGGTGTAGGTAACGTTGGATCCCTCTCGTCGCCCAGCTGCCGCGATGAGTCTCTCCGATATCCTGTTGCGGTTGTCGTACTTGAGCTTCATCATAAAGGCTGTCCTCCCCTGCAGCATCATGTCCACCTCTGCCAGGCGGCCGTAGTGGTCCTGCAGGCGCGTGTTGACAAAGTCCTTATCAGGGTTCTGCAGCATCGTCTCCAGGATGTTGTTGCGGACGATCCTCAGGTCACTGATCAGATTGAGGATTCCTGTCTGGTTGTCAAAGCGAATGATCACCTCCTTCAGCGGGATGGAGTTTATGTCGCCCTCCACCCTGTGAATCCGAGCTGAAGCATCATAGATGAACTTGAGCCTCACGTTGTGCAGGTCACTCTTGGAGCCGTAGCGAAGGCGCATATCCTTGATGAGGCCAGCGTGGTAGCGGTAGTCTGTCCGCACGTCGATATGGTTGTGCTTGGTCTTGGCGGTGTGGATAAGGCCCATGTCATCGTAGGTGTATTCGGTGAAGCCTCGGCCATACAGCTCAGCACTCAGGCGCCCAGAGTCGTCATACTGATAGAGCAGCGTCCCACCCTGGCCTGGCTGAGTCATGGCCAGGATACGTCCTTGCTCATCCAGGCTAATCTGTGAGGGTGAGAGGATACAAGTCAGGCCTCTCCAAAAGCTACTACCTGTCTCTTCTCTTGTGGCTATCAAGTCTTTTCCCTGTAACTATGATTTATTTCCACTGAGTACTGTGGGTAACTTGACATCGTGAATATATGGAAATTCAGCTGGAAAAAAAGATTATCAGAGGATCCAAATTCCAGACATGTATATCTAAAGTAATGctattcagattcagattctaAGATTCTAAGATAATACAAGAAGCttaatatctatctacctgGAGAGCGATGTTGTCCTCGGGCAGAGCCAAGCGGAGTCTGTAGAAGCCAAGCAGGGTGGACACATTGAGAGTGTAAGCAGAACCCCGGGGCGTGATCACCTGCCACAGAGACCCGGCATCGTCGTACACCAGACCGAAGGACCTGCCGCTTGGATGGCTGACCTTGTGTGGCTGTCAGAGGTGGATTACTAATAAGTGCCAATACTTGCAGCGTGTGATGatggaaatatatgaaaacataAAGATAGGAACTTAGTTGTGCAAAACCTTccaacataaaaacacacacaaacacacacaattgGTATTATGTGGTTACCTTAATTATTTCTTCATCCTTGTAATCATACGTAATTCTTGCACTGTCAGCATAAGTAACAGACTTGAGGCGCATCACATGGTCATACTCGTACTGCTCAGACAGATTGCCCCGCGTCCAGCCAATGATGTGTCCCCAGTGGTCATAACTGACGTTACTTGGCACCAGTGGGGATACTGGCACCCACAGAACAGGTCTGCCCATAATGTCATAAGTAATGTTGACAAGCATCTGACCGGAGACAGAGAAAAGGGCTTCCGAAGAGGACACTGGGTCAAAGCTCAGAGTGAGGAGGTCGGCATTGTTCACTCTGAGTGTGCTGGATACCTGTGGGAAGGAGACATCGAGccatcagaaaaataaaaactcatgaTTTCATCCATCTCTTGTGAACTCATTCCTTATGCAGTCAGTATTCAATGGTGGTTGTGGAATATAACACATGCATATCAAAGCAAACACTCGTGGATTGCTCTAAGTCTGTCTAGCTGTCCAGGGCACCGCACCTTCATGCCGTTGCTGGTGGTGTGATGGCTGGCTGGCGTGTACACCCACTCGTAGCGGTTCACAGAGCTGGGGCCGATGTGTGTTTGCTGCTTGGACAGGATGGGGAACATTTCTGCTGCAATCTGGTTGGTGGACTCCAGCACACGGTAGGAGGTGCGCTCCAGAGACACCCGGTGATCCCAGTCTGTGAGTACCTGCAGTCTGCCCTCACCACCCATGTCTGTCACAGCCTCTATGGGTCCTGTGGGGGGCAGTGGTGCATCTCTAAAATATCTTTTCAATGATATTCATATACATTTCATAATTATAATGATTATGGGAAATAATGTCTTCTCATAAATGCATATAGGCATTATAACtatactgccacacacacacacacacacacacacacacacacacacacacacacacaggtcctaAAGTCTCCTTACCAGATGAGTGTGTGAGGGTGTTGCCACGCACTGTGCTCTTCACAGGGTTCTTCCCGTCTCGAGTCACGGTGACCTCAGCTCCCCGCTCACTCAGGTCAAAGTTGAGCTGGATGATCTGTCCTGTGGGGAGGACGGCCCTGGTGAGGCGGCCCTGCTCATCATAATCGTAACTGTAGGTGCGGCCGTAAGCCTCGATCTTGGAGCTGATGAGGCCGGAGGACCTGAGGCTGTTGTAGGTGAAGCTGATGTTGTAGCCATTGGGCGCCACCAGCTGCTCCAGTTTCTCAGTCATGGTCAGATGGATCTTGATGCGCTGCTTCTGTGGGGTATCAATGGCATTGACATTGCCACCTCGCTCACGCAAGATCTGGAACTTATTCCCTGCACCGTCAAAAACTCGCGACAGACGACTAACACTTGAGTGTGAGTCGTACACGAACTTGTAGATGGTCTGCCCAGTGATCAGGTTTCGGGTCTCTGTGTGCTGACCGCGACCGTTGAACAGATAGACTTCGTGGGAGTCTGGAGAGACGATCTCATAGTGCTTGCGGTCAATCAGCTTGGGAAGAACTGTGCGAACTGACCTGATGCGATAGCCTGCCTGGTCGCTGATGTGAAGAACTCCATCTGGTGTGACGGCGAtcgaggagatggagaagaataTGGCAGACTTGGCGGACACGTTGTCATACGTGAAACAGTGACAGTTAGGGTCGCGACAGTTGCACTCAGATTCAGCGCCGGCGAAAAGAGAAATACGGCCGTCACTGGTGATGATGCGGACTCTGTTAATTCTTTGAGAGTCACTTTCAGCCACGTACAGTTCACctgaagagaataagaagtggAGAACATTTAACTATGTTGTGTCAGGTTTCCAAATTGTAAATATCTTATAGCACCTATATCCTAGAAGTCCTGTAAATTGTTATATTTTGAGATGAAAGTCCAAACACTGGCTATAAAACTCTACAGATAAAGTACAagcttttctcttttaccttccGGGGAGAAAGCGATGGACTG is a window from the Scylla paramamosain isolate STU-SP2022 chromosome 26, ASM3559412v1, whole genome shotgun sequence genome containing:
- the LOC135113621 gene encoding teneurin-m-like isoform X3, whose amino-acid sequence is MVAAGGNSLTSPYFAQHQLRLSQSSGRRFSPLRLHLDASKSSWRRCSWRCTTVVFVCVTICLAATTTFFATSQVSRWHSTEGCLDEAANPASVNVPQEKIPPPQGQGQPTPPPGSQTQARPQQIAPPDGSSFSPLTLGEKLAFTLAPYGYWNLHLTLYDLTAISITITKPRGTSLGLYARRSSLPTHTQHDIMKILREGWQRDARASPTMEQVSVEQVLEAGEWFISIYNDDGDPHRVSLVINRGDWEDECPQRCHDRSEECLMCQCKAGYFGIDCSQLLCPTLCSNHGEYVAGQCKCHPGFKGKECQLRHHECEVPDCNGKGQCVGGHCHCAKGSTGEFCEKVDCPHPTCSDHGWCVNGTCVCQKGWRGADCSETDQDARQCLPDCNNHGTFNIELHTCICNHPWTGSDCSKKSCSLDCGLHGVCENDACTCEEGWKGDNCSEKLCDPRCSEHGQCKNGTCVCMTGWNGRHCTLSGCPGNCRNRGTCNARGEDGIWSCSCENGWDGPDCSAMLETLCNDGKDNDKDGLKDCEDPECCDHIACNGSQLCMSRASSPIDLLLRKQPPAATASFFEKMKFLIEDDSLQHFTHSEAFNKSILWNYFHPRRAAVVRGRVVTRAGRGIIGLRVVTNKTREGFTLTRDDGMFDIMVNGGGVVSFTLGKPPFSPKMIRVMVPWNKVVVLDDIVMTVSGSTDHSNAFHDHAQHRTTSHCPLHDYDLLRPIIMATWQNVFQGECPHADTILVESQAVQESIQIPGTDVYLVYHSSRANGYESTIRMQLTPDHIPATLRRVHLRIVLEGTLFTRVFEADPNIKFTYAWDRYNVYRQRVHGVTVALVSVGYEHASCPKIVWEHQTTRVAGNDLLISMVGGFNFNIHHTYNYHQGILQKGDGQNIYLAGQRQLVTTLLGTGEERQVMCGDRCEGEATQVPLLSPSCLAAAPDGSLYVGDFNLIHRVWPDGNVTTVTHVNETSVSYRYHMAVSPLDGTVYMSDPEAHQVLRLGATRDDPPVVVVGSGQRCLPGDKNRCGDGGLSIHARLTYPKGLAISSDGDMYIADGTNIRVVSHSVIHTIIGGHEHRSHWAPVPCNGTINMDQLHLRWPTELAISPLDGSLHILDDHMVLRVTPDNRVQVLSGRSLNCPTPPHGPPDASRTALLLNPQSIAFSPEGELYVAESDSQRINRVRIITSDGRISLFAGAESECNCRDPNCHCFTYDNVSAKSAIFFSISSIAVTPDGVLHISDQAGYRIRSVRTVLPKLIDRKHYEIVSPDSHEVYLFNGRGQHTETRNLITGQTIYKFVYDSHSSVSRLSRVFDGAGNKFQILRERGGNVNAIDTPQKQRIKIHLTMTEKLEQLVAPNGYNISFTYNSLRSSGLISSKIEAYGRTYSYDYDEQGRLTRAVLPTGQIIQLNFDLSERGAEVTVTRDGKNPVKSTVRGNTLTHSSGPIEAVTDMGGEGRLQVLTDWDHRVSLERTSYRVLESTNQIAAEMFPILSKQQTHIGPSSVNRYEWVYTPASHHTTSNGMKVSSTLRVNNADLLTLSFDPVSSSEALFSVSGQMLVNITYDIMGRPVLWVPVSPLVPSNVSYDHWGHIIGWTRGNLSEQYEYDHVMRLKSVTYADSARITYDYKDEEIIKPHKVSHPSGRSFGLVYDDAGSLWQVITPRGSAYTLNVSTLLGFYRLRLALPEDNIALQISLDEQGRILAMTQPGQGGTLLYQYDDSGRLSAELYGRGFTEYTYDDMGLIHTAKTKHNHIDVRTDYRYHAGLIKDMRLRYGSKSDLHNVRLKFIYDASARIHRVEGDINSIPLKEVIIRFDNQTGILNLISDLRIVRNNILETMLQNPDKDFVNTRLQDHYGRLAEVDMMLQGRTAFMMKLKYDNRNRISERLIAAAGRREGSNVTYTPDGEILKVYGTLNWTYSYDENGNIEQNDKTESLTYDECDRVIRVGENRVVYDDRGFVISIDNQNFEYNTKGLLVSAWDREQKWSFTLGYDHLDRISVYRDHQNNATQIIYGRPDLPDLITHLHNPHTGATIHLLYDDMNHLIAMDQPEGRFYVAPDQNGTPFAVFDHFGSQIRSLVWTPFGLLKDFSGTSMEIGVGPWGRFREPHTGLILFRGHAYNPRIIQWMTPRWGHLTNPKRLVTDVFVYRFMNNNPLVSPPGRDSHYYTDVSEWLDLYGIRVNRILGSEYLKSTLVKPRPVVDVDDLGTSEVVSGLWCQYEACVKHLHDLSFFSHSNMKSRMGTWISAPISRQVSIFGPGVLVSNIDGRVLVTKVGEGDFTGVVGDVIRTVLNNSIILDVSSTHNGLDTFYFIKSSRNRAAEDMNHLRRLSGVFEVTSTETEHGHEIRMSTPTSHLVIMYGERMQRARSRVLAELKQEAEERAWEREAILVRMGRVGSHAWSAAEAAELEREGRVSGYVATHLHSPSRYPLLASDATNIVFKHESSRKRRKSRRRFRKKSWRQRKKVEV